GGTGATGACGCCGGGCTTGATGTTTCCTGTGCCAATGGCTCCCATCATATTATCCCCGCCGCCGGCGCTGATGATGACGTTTTCACTGAGGCCCCAGGCCTGGGCAAGCTGTGGACGCAAACGACCATGGACACTCCGGCTGGACCCCAGCTCCGGCAACATGGAGCGGACACGAGGGTCGATGTAATCGCAGAGTTCATAGCTCCATTCGCGGCTGTTCACATTCAGGATGCCCATGCCGGAGGCATCTCCGTATTCCATGCGCTTCACACCGCTGAGCCAGAAATTGATGTAATCGTGGGGCAGCAGGATGGAGGTCGTTTTAGCAAAATTCTCCGGCTCATTCTGCTTCATCCAGAGCAGCTTTGGGATGGTGTAGCCGGGCAGCATGGCATTGCCTGCGAGGGCGATGAGGCCGGGCTGGCCACCGAATTCATGGGCCAACTCCTCACACTGGGCCTGGGTGGAAGTATCGCACCACAGCTTGGCCGGGCGCACGGGCTTATCATCCGCATCGAGGGCCACCAGACCATGCTGCTGACCGCTGACGCCGATGCCTGCGATTTTGGCGCTGTCCGCACCGAGTTTCTCCAGGCACTGTTTTACACAACTGTCCACGGCATCCAGCCAGTCCTGCGGATGCTGCTCAAGGTGCCCGGCAGGCAAGCCATCGATCAAATCATAAGCGCTGTGACCGGAGGCAACAATCTTGCCGCTGTCCAGATCCAGAACGATGGCCTTCGTGCTCTGGGTGCCGCTGTCAATGCCGAGGAAATACATGGTGGTGGGTGGGTGCAAAAGCGCCGCCATCATTGGCAGGCGGACGGTATCACGGCAATGGCAAAAAATGAATCCCGGCAGAAGGATAAAGTCAGAGCCTAGTCACAGCTAAGGCGGGACCGGGGTCATTCTATGCAATCGCCCTGTTGCCTTGGGGGTTCGTCTGCGACACAATGCGGGACACTGATTTAAATCATGGTCACCAAACTCCTTCACACCCGCTATCGCGTGAACGATCTGGACAAGACCGTGACGTTTTACAAAGACGTCCTCGGCCTGCAAGAGATCAAACGCCACAAATCCCCACGCGGCTCTGAACTGGTCTTCCTGAAGACCCCGAACAGCGATGAGCTCATCGAAATCTGCTCCTTCCCGGCCAGCGGCCCAGTCACCCTGGGGCCGGATGTCACCCACCTGGCCTTCGAGGTGGATGACCTGGAATCCTTCGCCAAGCATGCCGCGGAAAAAGGTTATCCGTTTTCAGATGGTCCTACGGAAAGCTCCAGCGGCACGTTTGCCTTCATCGATGCTCCCGAGGGCTATGAAATAGAACTGATCCAATACCGGAAGTAGGCACAAAAGGAGCCGCCGGTAACGTTGATACTCAATAGATAACTTATTATGGACTTCGACTGGATTGGCGTTGCCTTTGATCTCACCAAGCTGCCTCCCAAGGATATTGAGGAGTCGTTTGAAGATCCGTTTTCCCTGAAGCTGCTGCCGGATGATAATGGCGACGGCACTAGCGCCCGCTATTACAACCTGGGCAAGGCCCTGAGCGGGCGTGCTGTTTTCGGGGTTTTTTGGACCGACGGCAAACGCTACCGAGTCATTTATGCCCGAGACATGACGCACACGGAGGCGGATTTTTTTGAGCGCAAGAAAGCGGAGGACATGTAATCATGGAACCATCACGACGCAAAAACGAAACCACGCAGATCCCCCGGTTCAGTGATGAACTGCCGGCGATCCTGGCCTGGAAAGAAGTCCC
This region of Prosthecobacter fusiformis genomic DNA includes:
- the xylB gene encoding xylulokinase, whose translation is MHPPTTMYFLGIDSGTQSTKAIVLDLDSGKIVASGHSAYDLIDGLPAGHLEQHPQDWLDAVDSCVKQCLEKLGADSAKIAGIGVSGQQHGLVALDADDKPVRPAKLWCDTSTQAQCEELAHEFGGQPGLIALAGNAMLPGYTIPKLLWMKQNEPENFAKTTSILLPHDYINFWLSGVKRMEYGDASGMGILNVNSREWSYELCDYIDPRVRSMLPELGSSRSVHGRLRPQLAQAWGLSENVIISAGGGDNMMGAIGTGNIKPGVITASFGTSGTLYGVASHPVVDGQGEVAAFCDSTDQWLPLVCTMNVTVVTEQVRLMQGWDLQQLEEAVKAAPAGAEGVMFLPYLNGERTPNLPNGSGVIHGLRPGNMTPQNIARAAVEGATLGLAYGLKRFRDLGMNPTEIRLTGGGSKSSVWRQIAADCFNAEVVTLDTSEGAALGAAIQAAYAQANEKGETVSYDSLCARLVTLDESTRCKPNSENAALYAAQLERQMELTGRLNQTGWL
- a CDS encoding VOC family protein, translating into MVTKLLHTRYRVNDLDKTVTFYKDVLGLQEIKRHKSPRGSELVFLKTPNSDELIEICSFPASGPVTLGPDVTHLAFEVDDLESFAKHAAEKGYPFSDGPTESSSGTFAFIDAPEGYEIELIQYRK
- a CDS encoding BrnT family toxin, encoding MDFDWIGVAFDLTKLPPKDIEESFEDPFSLKLLPDDNGDGTSARYYNLGKALSGRAVFGVFWTDGKRYRVIYARDMTHTEADFFERKKAEDM